One genomic window of Kaistia geumhonensis includes the following:
- a CDS encoding helix-turn-helix domain-containing protein, with product MSQSPDIGQRIRDMRRQRRLTLQRVAQLCGLSVGFLSQVERNITRPSLDSLTEIAGALDTTIGSILHQPDLPIAVSRSEGRVAHQVRDSAAAYERLSTSYPGQMLTAIKLTLPAPFQSRTFAFPGEQLTYTLAGTARYVIEGVIFELQPGDSLHFSTARPHRLLNESGALLELLVVSTQQLFDEYHRIMPQIFQRDGAARNGAAP from the coding sequence ATGAGCCAGAGCCCCGACATTGGGCAGCGCATTCGCGACATGCGCCGCCAGCGGCGGCTGACCCTGCAGCGCGTCGCCCAGCTCTGCGGACTCTCCGTCGGCTTCCTCAGCCAGGTCGAGCGGAACATCACCCGCCCGTCGCTCGATTCGCTGACCGAAATCGCCGGGGCGCTCGACACCACGATTGGATCCATCCTGCACCAGCCCGATCTTCCGATCGCCGTCTCGCGTAGCGAGGGTCGGGTGGCGCATCAGGTGCGCGACAGCGCCGCGGCCTATGAGCGGCTGTCGACGAGCTATCCCGGCCAGATGCTGACGGCCATCAAGCTGACCCTGCCGGCGCCTTTCCAGTCACGGACCTTCGCTTTCCCGGGCGAGCAACTCACCTATACCCTCGCCGGCACCGCCCGTTACGTCATCGAGGGCGTCATCTTCGAGCTCCAGCCGGGCGACTCGCTGCATTTCTCCACCGCTCGTCCGCATCGGCTGCTGAACGAGAGCGGTGCGCTGCTCGAACTGCTCGTCGTCAGCACGCAGCAGCTCTTCGACGAGTATCACCGCATCATGCCGCAGATCTTCCAGCGCGACGGCGCCGCGCGGAACGGCGCCGCGCCCTGA
- the gatC gene encoding Asp-tRNA(Asn)/Glu-tRNA(Gln) amidotransferase subunit GatC — translation MSVDIATVKRVARLARIAISEEEAVSFQSELNAILGFVEQLNEVDVANVEPLNSVVAQRMKMRDDVVTDGFYAEKVVANAPASDDGFFMVPKVIE, via the coding sequence ATGTCCGTCGACATCGCCACCGTCAAGCGCGTCGCCCGACTCGCCCGCATTGCCATCTCGGAGGAGGAGGCGGTGTCGTTCCAGTCGGAGCTGAACGCGATCCTCGGCTTTGTCGAGCAATTGAACGAGGTCGATGTCGCCAATGTCGAGCCGCTCAACTCGGTCGTCGCACAACGCATGAAGATGCGCGACGACGTCGTGACGGACGGCTTCTATGCGGAGAAGGTTGTCGCCAACGCGCCCGCGTCCGACGACGGCTTCTTCATGGTGCCCAAGGTCATCGAATAG
- the gatA gene encoding Asp-tRNA(Asn)/Glu-tRNA(Gln) amidotransferase subunit GatA, with the protein MTRADDLTALSIAEIRDGLAARSFSAVELTKAYIAAIEAARSLNAYIVETPEKALAMAEASDARLAAGEQRPLEGVPIGVKDLFATEGVHTQAASNVLSAFKPTYESTVTANLWADGAVMLGKLNMDEFAMGSSNESSYYGPVTNPWRKEGSNLPLVPGGSSGGSAAAVAARLCAGATATDTGGSIRQPAAFTGTVGIKPTYGRCSRWGIVAFASSLDQAGPIARNVRDAAILLKSMASVDPKDTTSVDLPVGDYEGSVGQSVKGLRIGIPREYRIDGMPAEIEALWQQGIDWLKAAGAEIVDISLPHTKYALPAYYIVAPAEASSNLARYDGVRYGLRVPGEDIVGMYENTRAAGFGREVKRRILIGTYVLSAGYYDAYYVRAQKIRTLIKNDFDVAFAAGVDAVLTPATPSAAFGLAEMAMASPVEMYLNDVFTVTVNMAGLPGIAVPGGLDKSGLPLGLQLIGRPFEEETLFRLGHVIEDAAGTFSPTRWW; encoded by the coding sequence ATGACCCGTGCCGACGACCTGACCGCCCTTTCCATAGCCGAGATCCGCGACGGCCTCGCGGCCCGGTCCTTCTCCGCGGTCGAGCTCACCAAGGCCTATATCGCGGCAATCGAGGCCGCGCGCTCGCTCAATGCCTATATCGTCGAGACGCCGGAGAAGGCGCTGGCGATGGCCGAGGCCTCCGACGCTCGTCTCGCGGCCGGCGAGCAGCGCCCGCTCGAGGGCGTGCCGATCGGCGTCAAGGACCTGTTCGCGACCGAAGGCGTGCACACCCAGGCGGCGTCCAACGTCCTCTCCGCCTTCAAGCCAACCTACGAGTCGACCGTCACCGCCAATCTCTGGGCCGACGGCGCGGTCATGCTCGGCAAGCTTAACATGGACGAGTTCGCGATGGGCTCGTCCAACGAGAGTTCCTATTACGGCCCCGTCACCAATCCCTGGCGCAAGGAGGGATCGAACCTTCCGCTCGTTCCGGGTGGCTCCTCTGGCGGTTCCGCGGCGGCGGTCGCGGCGCGGCTTTGCGCCGGCGCGACGGCGACCGACACTGGCGGCTCCATCCGCCAGCCCGCGGCTTTCACCGGCACCGTCGGCATCAAGCCGACCTATGGGCGCTGCTCACGCTGGGGCATCGTTGCTTTCGCCTCGTCGCTCGATCAGGCCGGACCGATCGCCCGCAATGTCCGCGACGCAGCGATCCTGCTGAAGTCGATGGCCTCCGTCGATCCCAAGGACACGACTTCGGTCGATCTTCCGGTCGGCGACTACGAGGGATCGGTCGGCCAGTCGGTGAAAGGGCTGCGGATCGGCATTCCGCGCGAGTATCGCATCGACGGCATGCCGGCCGAGATCGAGGCGCTCTGGCAGCAGGGCATCGACTGGCTCAAGGCCGCCGGCGCCGAGATCGTCGACATCTCGCTGCCGCACACGAAATATGCTCTGCCGGCCTACTACATCGTGGCTCCGGCCGAGGCTTCGTCCAATCTCGCGCGCTATGACGGCGTTCGCTACGGGCTTCGCGTGCCGGGCGAGGATATCGTCGGCATGTACGAGAACACCCGCGCTGCCGGCTTTGGCCGCGAGGTGAAGCGCCGCATCCTGATCGGCACCTATGTCCTCTCGGCCGGCTATTACGACGCCTACTACGTCAGAGCGCAGAAGATCCGCACGCTGATCAAGAACGATTTTGACGTCGCCTTCGCCGCCGGAGTCGATGCGGTGCTGACGCCTGCAACACCGTCGGCCGCCTTCGGCCTCGCCGAGATGGCGATGGCCTCGCCTGTCGAGATGTATCTGAACGACGTCTTCACGGTGACGGTGAACATGGCCGGCCTGCCGGGCATCGCGGTGCCGGGCGGTCTCGACAAGAGTGGGTTGCCGCTCGGACTGCAACTGATCGGCCGTCCGTTCGAGGAGGAGACGCTGTTCCGCCTCGGCCATGTCATCGAGGACGCGGCCGGCACCTTCTCGCCGACCCGTTGGTGGTGA
- a CDS encoding DNA polymerase IV has translation MNAAPQPAFCRDCFTPAGLGRRCRACGSPRILGHDELFALSVAHIDCDAFYASIEKRDDPSLADKPVIIGGARRGVVSTACYIARIKGVRSAMPMFQALKLCPDAVVIRPNMEKYVAVGREIRERMLRMTPLVEPISIDEAFLDLSGTEKLHGAPPAVLLARFARSIEKEIGITVSVGLSFNKFLAKIASDQDKPRGFSVIGRAEAVGFLAPQPVSLIWGVGKAFERRLAEDGIRTIGQLQRMEETELARRYGSMGLRLARLARADDRRAVDPRHDAKSIGAETTFNDDIAELADLRPILRRLCEKAAGRLKRAGLAAHTVTLKLKSADFKLRTRARHLSDPTKLADRIFRSAEELLAREIDGTAYRLIGVSLSQFADPVLADPDDLLDPAAAKRAAAEAAIDKVRDRFGRGAVEHGLTFRRET, from the coding sequence ATGAACGCCGCACCTCAGCCAGCCTTCTGTCGCGACTGTTTCACCCCGGCGGGCCTCGGGCGACGCTGCCGCGCCTGCGGTTCGCCGCGCATCCTCGGTCATGACGAACTGTTCGCGCTCTCGGTCGCACATATCGACTGCGATGCCTTCTATGCCTCGATCGAGAAGCGCGACGATCCGAGCCTCGCCGACAAGCCTGTGATCATCGGCGGCGCGCGGCGCGGCGTCGTCTCGACCGCCTGCTACATCGCGCGCATCAAGGGCGTGCGCTCGGCGATGCCGATGTTCCAGGCGCTGAAGCTCTGCCCTGACGCGGTCGTCATTCGGCCGAACATGGAGAAATACGTCGCCGTCGGGCGGGAAATCCGCGAGCGGATGCTGAGGATGACGCCACTCGTCGAGCCGATCTCGATCGACGAGGCATTCCTCGACCTCTCGGGCACCGAGAAGCTGCACGGCGCGCCGCCGGCCGTCTTGCTCGCCCGCTTCGCACGGAGCATCGAGAAGGAGATCGGCATCACCGTGTCGGTCGGCCTCTCCTTCAACAAGTTCCTCGCCAAGATCGCCTCGGACCAGGACAAGCCGCGCGGCTTCTCTGTCATCGGTCGCGCCGAGGCCGTCGGGTTTCTCGCGCCGCAGCCGGTTTCGCTGATCTGGGGCGTCGGCAAGGCGTTCGAGCGGCGGCTGGCCGAGGACGGCATCCGCACGATCGGCCAATTGCAGCGGATGGAAGAAACGGAGCTCGCGCGGCGCTATGGCTCGATGGGCCTCCGCCTTGCCCGTCTCGCCCGCGCCGACGACCGCCGGGCTGTGGATCCCCGCCACGACGCCAAGTCGATAGGCGCCGAGACGACCTTCAACGACGACATCGCCGAGCTTGCCGACCTCCGCCCGATCCTGCGCCGGCTCTGCGAAAAGGCGGCCGGGCGGCTGAAGCGCGCCGGCCTCGCCGCGCACACGGTGACGCTGAAGCTGAAGAGCGCGGACTTCAAGCTGCGCACCCGCGCGCGTCATCTTTCCGATCCGACAAAGCTGGCGGACCGGATCTTCCGTTCGGCCGAGGAACTCCTCGCCCGCGAGATCGACGGCACCGCCTATCGGCTGATCGGCGTCTCGCTTTCGCAGTTCGCCGACCCGGTCCTGGCCGACCCCGACGATCTCCTCGACCCGGCCGCCGCCAAGCGCGCGGCGGCGGAGGCGGCGATCGACAAGGTCAGAGACCGCTTCGGCCGCGGGGCGGTGGAACACGGCCTAACGTTCCGTCGCGAGACCTGA
- a CDS encoding alpha/beta hydrolase family protein: MTSVARLAAVLAAMAFLILGGPAPAGASGAPVRVSSTVSYEEIGRWDAAKLNGILTKDAPAFFGIDVTYTPAVNAVRLYRITYGSVVPEKGNQPIVATGLLAVPDTGGKSFPLLSYQHGTVYGKEQVPSFPEQSTETQLALAQFAGQGYVVIGADYFGMGASTEPEGYVVKASQQQAPFDMLLASNAVLEHLGIETTKLFLGGWSQGGYVTMAFLQRLEESGVKVDAAATASAPVDVYALLSGNLDFPRENDATWMPTIFILAAFSYENYYGVPGLARSLIKDEYYEAARKLYEREPVEAKDIPTKVSELVRKDYFDPTFFGRSVLGRLAAGNDVYRWIIRTPVRNFYGESDEAIPTNLGRLAMTYQQAIGSGNTAVEAVSTGETTHRGTYAKSVPLWKSWFDGL; the protein is encoded by the coding sequence ATGACGTCTGTCGCGCGCCTCGCCGCCGTTCTTGCGGCCATGGCATTCCTGATCTTGGGCGGGCCAGCGCCGGCCGGCGCCTCCGGCGCCCCTGTGAGGGTCTCGTCTACCGTCAGCTATGAGGAGATCGGCCGCTGGGATGCGGCGAAGCTGAACGGCATCCTCACCAAGGACGCGCCGGCCTTTTTCGGCATCGACGTGACCTATACGCCCGCCGTGAACGCGGTCCGGCTCTATCGGATCACCTACGGCTCGGTGGTTCCGGAGAAGGGCAACCAGCCGATCGTCGCGACCGGTCTCCTTGCCGTCCCCGATACGGGGGGCAAGAGCTTCCCGCTGCTCTCCTACCAGCACGGGACGGTGTACGGGAAAGAGCAGGTTCCCTCCTTCCCGGAGCAATCGACCGAGACGCAGCTAGCCCTCGCCCAGTTCGCCGGCCAGGGATATGTCGTGATCGGCGCCGACTATTTCGGCATGGGCGCGTCAACCGAGCCGGAGGGCTATGTCGTGAAGGCGAGCCAGCAGCAGGCGCCCTTCGACATGCTGCTGGCATCGAACGCCGTGCTCGAGCACCTCGGGATCGAGACGACGAAGCTCTTCCTCGGCGGCTGGTCGCAGGGCGGCTACGTCACCATGGCCTTCCTTCAGAGGCTGGAAGAAAGCGGCGTCAAGGTCGACGCCGCGGCAACGGCCAGCGCGCCGGTCGACGTCTATGCGCTGCTCAGCGGTAATCTCGATTTCCCGCGCGAGAACGACGCGACCTGGATGCCGACCATCTTCATCCTCGCCGCCTTCTCCTACGAGAACTACTACGGCGTTCCCGGCCTCGCCCGGTCGCTCATCAAGGACGAATACTACGAGGCGGCGCGCAAGCTTTACGAGCGGGAGCCGGTGGAGGCGAAGGATATCCCGACCAAGGTCAGCGAACTGGTGCGGAAGGATTATTTCGATCCGACTTTCTTCGGTCGTTCCGTGCTTGGCCGTCTGGCCGCGGGAAACGATGTCTATCGCTGGATCATCCGCACGCCGGTCCGCAACTTCTATGGTGAGTCCGATGAGGCCATTCCGACCAATCTCGGCCGGCTCGCGATGACCTATCAGCAGGCGATCGGCAGCGGCAACACGGCGGTCGAGGCCGTCTCGACCGGCGAGACGACCCATCGCGGCACCTATGCCAAGTCGGTGCCGCTCTGGAAGAGCTGGTTCGACGGTCTCTGA
- a CDS encoding Ppx/GppA phosphatase family protein, with product MPPQPIQKPSPPRPTAPPIASRSQGDGLYAALDLGTNNCRLLIARPRDRGFHVVDAFSRIVRLGEGVGRSGRLGDAAMDRAVEALRICESKLRDRGVSRRRLIATEACRAAENGAHFLDRVQSETGLSLEIVSRETEARLAVAGCASLIDPNTSGALLFDIGGGSSELVWIDLTRPADRNRRRMSDRIRTWVSLPVGVVTLSERHGGELVDERVFEAMVAEVAAMLAAFPEAAALDKAIAGGNLHMLGTSGTVTTLAGVHLGLPRYDRRKVDGTWLSADEVNRMMAVITGMDYAARVANPCIGRERADLVLAGCAILEAIRRRWPCQRLRVADRGLREGILVEMMSEDGVWRRAARQGGRTQ from the coding sequence GTGCCGCCTCAACCCATTCAGAAGCCGTCCCCTCCCCGGCCCACCGCGCCGCCGATTGCGTCGCGCAGCCAGGGGGACGGCCTTTACGCCGCGCTCGATCTCGGCACCAACAACTGCCGGCTCCTCATCGCGCGGCCGCGCGATCGCGGCTTCCATGTCGTCGATGCCTTCTCGCGCATCGTGCGCCTCGGCGAAGGCGTCGGACGCAGCGGGCGGCTCGGCGACGCGGCGATGGACCGGGCCGTCGAAGCTCTCCGCATCTGCGAATCCAAGCTTCGTGACCGCGGCGTCTCGCGGCGGCGCCTGATCGCGACCGAGGCCTGCCGCGCCGCCGAGAACGGCGCGCATTTCCTCGATCGCGTCCAGTCCGAGACCGGCCTTTCGCTCGAGATCGTCAGCCGCGAGACCGAGGCCCGACTCGCCGTTGCCGGCTGCGCCTCCCTGATCGACCCGAACACCAGCGGTGCGCTGCTGTTCGATATCGGCGGCGGCTCGTCGGAACTCGTGTGGATCGACCTGACCCGCCCGGCCGACCGCAACCGCCGCCGCATGTCGGACCGGATCCGTACCTGGGTGTCGCTACCGGTCGGCGTGGTCACGCTCAGCGAGCGCCATGGCGGCGAGCTGGTCGACGAGCGCGTGTTCGAGGCTATGGTGGCCGAGGTCGCGGCGATGCTCGCCGCCTTTCCAGAGGCGGCGGCGCTCGACAAGGCAATCGCCGGGGGCAACCTCCACATGCTCGGCACTTCGGGCACCGTCACGACGCTGGCCGGCGTGCATCTCGGCCTGCCGCGCTACGACCGCCGCAAGGTCGACGGAACCTGGCTGTCGGCCGACGAGGTCAACCGCATGATGGCGGTGATCACCGGCATGGACTACGCCGCGCGTGTGGCCAATCCTTGCATCGGTCGTGAGCGCGCCGATCTCGTTCTCGCCGGCTGCGCGATTCTGGAGGCGATCCGCCGGCGTTGGCCCTGCCAGCGCCTGCGCGTCGCCGATCGCGGCCTGCGCGAGGGCATCCTCGTTGAAATGATGTCGGAGGACGGCGTCTGGCGCCGCGCGGCACGACAGGGCGGGCGGACGCAATGA
- the eno gene encoding phosphopyruvate hydratase codes for MTAIIDITARQILDSRGNPTVEVDVLLEDGSLGRAAVPSGASTGAHEAVELRDGDKSVYQGKGVLKAVEAVNTEIFDAIGGMEAEDQALIDTTMIELDGTPNKSRLGANAILGVSLALAKAAAQAAGQPLYRYVGGVNAKVLPVPMMNIINGGAHADNPIDFQEFMILPVGAPSLAEAVRWGSEVFHTLKKALKDAGHNTNVGDEGGFAPNLPSAVAALDFVTKAIEKAGYKPGEDIYLGLDCAATEFFKDGKYVYEGEGVTRSIDEQVAYLADLAAKFPIISIEDGMSEDDWAGWKQLTDAIGKKVQLVGDDLFVTNTTRLSRGIKSGTANSILVKVNQIGSLTETLDAVSMAHKAAYTAVMSHRSGETEDSTIADLAVATNCGQIKTGSLARSDRTAKYNQLIRIEEQLGIQGEYAGRGILKA; via the coding sequence ATGACCGCGATCATCGACATCACCGCCCGCCAGATCCTCGACAGCCGCGGCAATCCGACGGTCGAGGTCGATGTGCTGCTCGAGGACGGCTCGCTGGGCCGCGCCGCCGTGCCCTCGGGCGCCTCGACCGGCGCGCATGAGGCCGTCGAGCTGCGCGACGGCGACAAGTCGGTCTATCAGGGCAAGGGTGTCCTGAAGGCTGTTGAAGCGGTGAACACCGAGATCTTCGACGCCATCGGCGGCATGGAGGCCGAGGACCAGGCTCTCATCGACACGACGATGATCGAGCTCGACGGCACCCCGAACAAGTCGCGCCTCGGCGCCAACGCGATCCTCGGCGTCAGCCTCGCGCTCGCCAAGGCGGCGGCCCAGGCGGCCGGCCAGCCGCTCTACCGCTATGTCGGCGGCGTCAATGCCAAGGTTCTGCCGGTCCCGATGATGAACATCATCAATGGCGGCGCCCATGCCGACAATCCGATCGACTTCCAGGAATTCATGATCCTCCCGGTCGGCGCCCCTTCGCTGGCCGAGGCGGTCCGCTGGGGCTCGGAGGTTTTCCACACGCTGAAGAAGGCGCTCAAGGACGCCGGTCACAACACCAATGTCGGCGACGAGGGCGGCTTCGCGCCGAACCTGCCGTCGGCGGTCGCCGCGCTCGACTTCGTCACCAAGGCGATCGAGAAGGCCGGCTACAAGCCGGGCGAGGACATCTATCTCGGCCTCGACTGCGCCGCGACCGAGTTCTTCAAGGACGGCAAATATGTCTATGAAGGCGAGGGCGTCACGCGCTCGATCGACGAGCAGGTCGCCTATCTCGCCGATCTCGCCGCCAAGTTCCCGATCATCTCGATCGAGGACGGCATGAGCGAGGACGACTGGGCGGGCTGGAAGCAGCTCACCGACGCGATCGGCAAGAAGGTTCAGCTCGTCGGCGACGATCTCTTCGTGACCAACACGACCCGCCTTTCGCGCGGCATCAAGTCGGGCACCGCCAACTCGATCCTCGTCAAGGTCAACCAGATCGGCTCGCTGACCGAAACCCTCGATGCCGTCTCGATGGCGCACAAGGCGGCCTACACCGCCGTCATGTCTCACCGTTCGGGCGAGACGGAGGATTCGACCATCGCCGATCTCGCGGTCGCCACGAATTGCGGGCAGATCAAGACCGGCTCGCTGGCCCGCTCGGACCGGACCGCCAAGTACAACCAGCTCATCCGCATCGAAGAGCAGCTCGGCATTCAGGGCGAGTATGCCGGCCGCGGCATCCTCAAGGCCTGA
- a CDS encoding RlmE family RNA methyltransferase produces the protein MKTPGGKGTGKGPGGRELTVRVKTARGRTASSTRWLERQLNDPYVARSKREGYRSRAAYKLIEIDDKHHILAPGMKVVDLGAAPGGWSQVAVERVRSSDTDPHVVAIDYLEMDQLPGVILFQKDFLDEDAPAALKAALGGPADVVLSDMAAPTTGHQQTDHLRTTYLCEVAADFALDVLKPGGSFLSKVFRGGAESSLLTTLKQNFATVHHLKPPASRAGSVELFILAKGFKGRRAAQADEPEGHDDGPGEDESWRP, from the coding sequence ATGAAGACTCCTGGGGGCAAAGGCACGGGCAAGGGACCGGGTGGGCGCGAACTGACGGTTCGTGTGAAGACGGCGCGTGGCCGCACGGCTTCTTCCACCCGTTGGCTCGAACGCCAGCTCAACGATCCCTATGTCGCCCGCTCGAAGCGCGAGGGCTATCGATCGCGCGCCGCCTACAAGCTGATCGAGATCGACGACAAGCATCACATCCTGGCGCCCGGCATGAAGGTCGTCGACCTTGGGGCAGCGCCCGGCGGCTGGTCGCAGGTCGCGGTCGAACGCGTCCGTTCGTCGGACACCGATCCGCATGTCGTCGCCATCGACTATCTGGAGATGGACCAGCTTCCGGGCGTCATCCTGTTCCAGAAGGACTTTCTCGACGAGGACGCACCCGCCGCGCTCAAGGCGGCGCTGGGCGGCCCGGCCGATGTCGTGCTTTCCGACATGGCGGCGCCGACGACCGGCCACCAGCAGACCGATCACCTGCGTACCACCTACCTCTGCGAGGTCGCCGCCGACTTCGCGCTCGATGTGCTGAAACCGGGCGGCTCGTTCCTGTCGAAGGTCTTTCGCGGTGGCGCCGAGAGTTCGCTGCTGACGACGCTCAAGCAGAACTTCGCGACCGTCCATCACCTGAAGCCGCCGGCGAGCCGAGCCGGCTCGGTGGAACTCTTCATCCTTGCCAAGGGCTTCAAGGGTCGCCGCGCCGCACAGGCCGACGAGCCGGAAGGTCACGACGACGGCCCCGGCGAGGACGAGAGCTGGCGCCCCTGA
- a CDS encoding DHA2 family efflux MFS transporter permease subunit — MPARLLPDRILLPLIVACALFMENLDSTVLATALPTIARDFGISPINLKLALTSYLLTIAVFIPASGWVADRFGARTVFRVAIVLFTLGSICCGLSNSIEEIVAYRILQGLGGAMMVPVGRLVILRSVQKSELVGALAWLTVPALIGPVVGPPLGGFITTYFDWRWIFWINVPIGILGLFLATLYIPDIRGEERVPFDYPGFVLSSFGIAGFVTGSTSLGLNLMPLPYVLALLLGGGGLLVAYVVYSRRLANPILDLSLFAIPSFRASVIGGLLFRIGIGAMPFLLPLMLQLGYGLTPFQSGSITFVSAIGAIAMKFVAPPLLRRFGFRSVLIANSFIAAIFIGMPAAFDIGTPLHLITALLFIGGFFRSLQFTSANALSFADVPQARMSRATSLTSVFQQLAMSIGVSVGAIALELSLAGTDGTIEVGTFHPAFIAIGLISMSSAIFFMRMPRNAGEEMAGRKLKPKPLAPDPVTAMRERA; from the coding sequence ATGCCCGCCCGCCTGCTGCCTGACCGCATTCTCCTTCCGCTGATCGTCGCCTGCGCGCTGTTCATGGAGAATCTGGATTCGACCGTTCTCGCCACGGCCCTGCCGACGATCGCGCGAGACTTCGGCATCAGTCCCATCAACCTGAAGCTCGCGCTGACTTCCTATCTCCTCACCATCGCGGTCTTCATCCCAGCATCCGGCTGGGTGGCTGATCGCTTTGGCGCCCGAACCGTCTTCCGCGTCGCGATCGTCCTGTTCACGCTCGGCTCGATCTGCTGCGGCCTATCCAACTCGATCGAGGAGATCGTCGCATACCGAATCCTGCAGGGCCTCGGCGGTGCCATGATGGTTCCGGTCGGACGGCTGGTGATCCTGCGCTCGGTGCAGAAGTCCGAACTCGTCGGCGCGCTCGCCTGGCTGACCGTTCCGGCGCTGATCGGTCCGGTCGTCGGACCGCCGCTCGGCGGCTTCATCACGACCTATTTCGACTGGCGCTGGATCTTCTGGATCAACGTGCCGATCGGCATCCTCGGTCTCTTCCTTGCGACACTCTACATTCCCGACATCCGCGGCGAGGAGCGCGTGCCGTTCGATTATCCGGGCTTCGTGCTGTCCAGCTTCGGCATCGCCGGCTTCGTCACGGGCTCGACCTCGCTCGGTCTCAACCTCATGCCGCTGCCCTATGTGCTGGCGCTGCTGCTGGGCGGAGGCGGGCTGCTGGTCGCCTATGTCGTCTACAGCCGGCGCCTCGCCAACCCGATCCTCGACCTGTCGCTGTTCGCCATTCCGAGCTTTCGGGCCAGCGTCATCGGCGGCCTGCTGTTCCGCATCGGCATCGGCGCCATGCCCTTCCTGCTACCGCTGATGCTGCAGCTGGGATACGGGCTGACGCCGTTCCAGTCGGGCTCGATCACGTTCGTCTCGGCCATTGGCGCCATCGCGATGAAGTTCGTTGCGCCGCCGCTCCTGCGCCGGTTCGGCTTCCGCAGCGTGCTCATCGCCAATTCCTTCATCGCGGCAATCTTCATCGGCATGCCAGCCGCCTTCGACATTGGCACGCCGCTGCATCTCATCACGGCGCTGCTGTTCATCGGCGGTTTCTTCCGCTCGCTGCAATTCACGAGCGCCAATGCCTTGTCCTTCGCGGATGTGCCTCAGGCGCGCATGAGCCGCGCGACCAGCCTCACCAGCGTCTTTCAGCAGCTCGCCATGTCGATCGGCGTCTCGGTCGGCGCCATTGCGCTGGAGCTTTCGCTGGCCGGCACCGATGGAACGATTGAGGTCGGTACCTTCCACCCGGCCTTCATCGCCATCGGCCTGATATCAATGAGTTCGGCGATCTTCTTCATGCGCATGCCGCGCAATGCCGGCGAGGAGATGGCCGGCCGCAAACTGAAGCCGAAGCCGCTCGCCCCGGATCCGGTGACGGCGATGCGCGAGCGCGCCTGA